In Struthio camelus isolate bStrCam1 chromosome 4, bStrCam1.hap1, whole genome shotgun sequence, a genomic segment contains:
- the LOC104145542 gene encoding toll-like receptor 2 type-1 isoform X1, which translates to MQYTSKMLKSTIMLTWRAWAIYMVLSVNLSEEQALKQVCPSCDATQFCNCSSRGLDFIPSGLTGEIRGLNLAHNRIKHIRARDLQQAVNLRVLLLPSNEISSIEEDSFRSLAKLELLDLSNNSLAHLSPAWFGHLFSLQQLNIQGNTYSDLGESSLFSTLSNLSSLYLGNPQFSTIRQGNFEGITLLDELWIDGSNLSQYEPGSLKSVRKIHHMIISLKRVDVFSEIVGDLLHSVVWLEVREIKLEIEKKSLAQNSTLPLMMQKITFKDVMFTDEYISPIMVLLKEIKSLQDIEIIDCVLDGTGVWRTEETASSGPSSVETISITNITIQNFHLFLDLKSAESQVKDLKRLRIASSRVFMVPCNLAKHFSSLVYLDLHDNLLVNNRLTETTCEGGWPLLQTLNLSQNSLKSLKQTAKNLSHLSKLINLDISQNNFGEIPDTCQWPENLKHLNLSSTQIPKLTTCIPLTLEVLDVSANNLKEFGLQLPFLKELYVAKNQLKTLPDAAPIPNLVAMTIRRNKLNSFSKAEFESFRKMEVLDASDNNFICSCEFLSFIHHEAGIAQILAGWPENYICDSPLTVRGEQVGAVHLSLMECHRSLVVSLICALVFLVILVLVVVGYKYHAIWYMRMTWAWLRAKRKPKQGPPKDICYDAFVSYSENDSDWVENIMVQELEQACPPFRLCLHKRDFVPGKWIVDNIIDSIEKSHKTLFVLSEHFVQSEWCKYELDFSHFRLFDENNDAAILILLEPIQSKAIPKRFCKLRKIMNTKTYLEWPPGEEQQQIFWENLKAALKS; encoded by the exons ATGCAGTACACAAG CAAAATGTTAAAATCAACAATCATGCTTACCTGGCGAGCGTGGGCCATCTACATGGTTCTATCGGTAAACCTCTCTGAAGAGCAAGCTCTGAAGCAAGTTTGTCCTTCATGCGATGCCACTCAGTTTTGCAACTGTTCTTCCAGGGGTTTGGACTTCATTCCCTCAGGGCTCACGGGTGAAATCAGGGGCTTAAACCTGGCCCACAACAGGATAAAGCACATTCGAGCACGCGATCTGCAGCAGGCTGTGAACCTGAGAGTCCTGCTACTGCCATCAAATGAAATCAGCTCAATAGAGGAGGATTCGTTTCGTTCCCTTGCAAAACTGGAGCTCTTGGACTTATCAAATAACAGCTTGGCTCACTTGTCCCCTGCGTGGTTTGGGCACCTTTTTTCACTGCAGCAGCTCAACATTCAAGGAAACACCTACAGCGACCTGGGGGAAAGTTCCCTCTTTTCTACCCTGAGCAACTTGAGCTCTCTCTACCTGGGCAATCCGCAGTTCTCCACGATAAGGCAAGGAAACTTTGAGGGCATTACGCTTCTTGATGAGTTGTGGATTGACGGCAGCAATCTCAGTCAGTATGAGCCAGGAAGTCTGAAATCAGTTAGGAAGATACATCACATGATCATCAGCCTAAAAAGGGTGGACGTATTCTCAGAGATTGTAGGGGATCTTCTGCACTCCGTCGTATGGTTAGAAGTTAGAGAGATCAAATTAGAGATTGAGAAAAAAAGTTTAGCACAAAATTCTACACTTCCTTTAATGATgcagaaaattacatttaaagatGTTATGTTCACAGACGAATATATTAGCCCAATAATGGTACTcttgaaggaaataaaatctttgcaagaTATAGAGATAATAGATTGTGTACTTGACGGGACTGGAGTGTGGCGTACTGAAGAAACTGCAAGCAGTGGTCCAAGTTCTGTTGAAACAATATCAATTACAAATATAACAATTcagaattttcatttgtttttagacCTGAAAAGTGCAGAGTCACAAGTAAAGGACCTGAAAAGACTCAGAATTGCAAGTTCTAGAGTTTTCATGGTACCATGCAACCTTGCAAAGCATTTTTCATCACTCGTATATCTTGATCTTCATGATAATTTGCTTGTAAACAATCGCTTAACTGAGACAACCTGTGAAGGTGGTTGGCCTTTATTGCAGACTTTAAATCTAAGTCAAAATTCTCTAAAATCTCTAAAACAGACTGCAAAAAATTTAAGTCATCTATCCAAGCTCATTAATCTTGATATCAGTCAAAATAATTTTGGTGAGATTCCAGACACGTGTCAATGGCcagaaaatctgaaacatttaaaTCTGTCCAGCACTCAAATTCCTAAATTAACAACCTGCATTCCTCTGACCCTTGAAGTTTTGGATGTCAGCGCTAATAACCTGAAGGAGTTTGGGCTGCAACTCCCTTTCCTCAAAGAGCTGTACGTTGCGAAAAACCAGCTGAAGACCTTGCCTGATGCTGCACCCATTCCTAACTTGGTGGCCATGACAATCAGGAGAAACAAACtcaacagcttctccaaggcagagtTTGAGTCCTTTAGGAAGATGGAGGTGCTGGATGCCAGTGACAATAACTTTATCTGCTCCTGTGAATTCCTCTCCTTCATTCATCACGAGGCTGGAATAGCCCAAATCTTAGCGGGGTGGCCGGAAAACTACATCTGTGACTCTCCCCTGACAGTGAGAGGGGAGCAGGTCGGAGCTGTACATCTCTCACTGATGGAGTGCCACAGATCCCTCGTTGTGTCGTTAATCTGTGCGCTGGTGTTCCTGGTCATTCTCGTCCTTGTGGTTGTCGGGTACAAGTATCACGCGATCTGGTACATGAGAATGACCTGGGCATGGCTTCGAGCCAAGCGGAAGCCCAAGCAAGGTCCCCCAAAGGATATTTGCTATGATGCTTTTGTCTCCTACAGTGAGAATGACTCTGACTGGGTGGAAAACATCATggtgcaggagctggagcaggcctGTCCTCCCTTTCGACTGTGCCTCCATAAGCGGGACTTTGTGCCTGGGAAGTGGATTGTGGATAACATCATTGACTCCATAGAGAAAAGCCACAAAACGCTGTTTGTGCTGTCGGAGCACTTTGTGCAGAGCGAGTGGTGCAAATACGAGCTGGACTTCTCGCACTTCCGCCTCTTTGATGAGAACAACGATGCGGCGATTCTCATCCTCCTGGAGCCCATTCAGAGCAAAGCGATTCCCAAAAGGTTCTGCAAACTGCGGAAGATAATGAACACAAAGACCTACCTGGAGTGGCCTCCTGGAGAGGAACAGCAGCAGATATTTTGGGAAAACCTGAAAGCAGCCTTAAAATCATAG
- the LOC104145542 gene encoding toll-like receptor 2 type-1 isoform X2 translates to MLKSTIMLTWRAWAIYMVLSVNLSEEQALKQVCPSCDATQFCNCSSRGLDFIPSGLTGEIRGLNLAHNRIKHIRARDLQQAVNLRVLLLPSNEISSIEEDSFRSLAKLELLDLSNNSLAHLSPAWFGHLFSLQQLNIQGNTYSDLGESSLFSTLSNLSSLYLGNPQFSTIRQGNFEGITLLDELWIDGSNLSQYEPGSLKSVRKIHHMIISLKRVDVFSEIVGDLLHSVVWLEVREIKLEIEKKSLAQNSTLPLMMQKITFKDVMFTDEYISPIMVLLKEIKSLQDIEIIDCVLDGTGVWRTEETASSGPSSVETISITNITIQNFHLFLDLKSAESQVKDLKRLRIASSRVFMVPCNLAKHFSSLVYLDLHDNLLVNNRLTETTCEGGWPLLQTLNLSQNSLKSLKQTAKNLSHLSKLINLDISQNNFGEIPDTCQWPENLKHLNLSSTQIPKLTTCIPLTLEVLDVSANNLKEFGLQLPFLKELYVAKNQLKTLPDAAPIPNLVAMTIRRNKLNSFSKAEFESFRKMEVLDASDNNFICSCEFLSFIHHEAGIAQILAGWPENYICDSPLTVRGEQVGAVHLSLMECHRSLVVSLICALVFLVILVLVVVGYKYHAIWYMRMTWAWLRAKRKPKQGPPKDICYDAFVSYSENDSDWVENIMVQELEQACPPFRLCLHKRDFVPGKWIVDNIIDSIEKSHKTLFVLSEHFVQSEWCKYELDFSHFRLFDENNDAAILILLEPIQSKAIPKRFCKLRKIMNTKTYLEWPPGEEQQQIFWENLKAALKS, encoded by the coding sequence ATGTTAAAATCAACAATCATGCTTACCTGGCGAGCGTGGGCCATCTACATGGTTCTATCGGTAAACCTCTCTGAAGAGCAAGCTCTGAAGCAAGTTTGTCCTTCATGCGATGCCACTCAGTTTTGCAACTGTTCTTCCAGGGGTTTGGACTTCATTCCCTCAGGGCTCACGGGTGAAATCAGGGGCTTAAACCTGGCCCACAACAGGATAAAGCACATTCGAGCACGCGATCTGCAGCAGGCTGTGAACCTGAGAGTCCTGCTACTGCCATCAAATGAAATCAGCTCAATAGAGGAGGATTCGTTTCGTTCCCTTGCAAAACTGGAGCTCTTGGACTTATCAAATAACAGCTTGGCTCACTTGTCCCCTGCGTGGTTTGGGCACCTTTTTTCACTGCAGCAGCTCAACATTCAAGGAAACACCTACAGCGACCTGGGGGAAAGTTCCCTCTTTTCTACCCTGAGCAACTTGAGCTCTCTCTACCTGGGCAATCCGCAGTTCTCCACGATAAGGCAAGGAAACTTTGAGGGCATTACGCTTCTTGATGAGTTGTGGATTGACGGCAGCAATCTCAGTCAGTATGAGCCAGGAAGTCTGAAATCAGTTAGGAAGATACATCACATGATCATCAGCCTAAAAAGGGTGGACGTATTCTCAGAGATTGTAGGGGATCTTCTGCACTCCGTCGTATGGTTAGAAGTTAGAGAGATCAAATTAGAGATTGAGAAAAAAAGTTTAGCACAAAATTCTACACTTCCTTTAATGATgcagaaaattacatttaaagatGTTATGTTCACAGACGAATATATTAGCCCAATAATGGTACTcttgaaggaaataaaatctttgcaagaTATAGAGATAATAGATTGTGTACTTGACGGGACTGGAGTGTGGCGTACTGAAGAAACTGCAAGCAGTGGTCCAAGTTCTGTTGAAACAATATCAATTACAAATATAACAATTcagaattttcatttgtttttagacCTGAAAAGTGCAGAGTCACAAGTAAAGGACCTGAAAAGACTCAGAATTGCAAGTTCTAGAGTTTTCATGGTACCATGCAACCTTGCAAAGCATTTTTCATCACTCGTATATCTTGATCTTCATGATAATTTGCTTGTAAACAATCGCTTAACTGAGACAACCTGTGAAGGTGGTTGGCCTTTATTGCAGACTTTAAATCTAAGTCAAAATTCTCTAAAATCTCTAAAACAGACTGCAAAAAATTTAAGTCATCTATCCAAGCTCATTAATCTTGATATCAGTCAAAATAATTTTGGTGAGATTCCAGACACGTGTCAATGGCcagaaaatctgaaacatttaaaTCTGTCCAGCACTCAAATTCCTAAATTAACAACCTGCATTCCTCTGACCCTTGAAGTTTTGGATGTCAGCGCTAATAACCTGAAGGAGTTTGGGCTGCAACTCCCTTTCCTCAAAGAGCTGTACGTTGCGAAAAACCAGCTGAAGACCTTGCCTGATGCTGCACCCATTCCTAACTTGGTGGCCATGACAATCAGGAGAAACAAACtcaacagcttctccaaggcagagtTTGAGTCCTTTAGGAAGATGGAGGTGCTGGATGCCAGTGACAATAACTTTATCTGCTCCTGTGAATTCCTCTCCTTCATTCATCACGAGGCTGGAATAGCCCAAATCTTAGCGGGGTGGCCGGAAAACTACATCTGTGACTCTCCCCTGACAGTGAGAGGGGAGCAGGTCGGAGCTGTACATCTCTCACTGATGGAGTGCCACAGATCCCTCGTTGTGTCGTTAATCTGTGCGCTGGTGTTCCTGGTCATTCTCGTCCTTGTGGTTGTCGGGTACAAGTATCACGCGATCTGGTACATGAGAATGACCTGGGCATGGCTTCGAGCCAAGCGGAAGCCCAAGCAAGGTCCCCCAAAGGATATTTGCTATGATGCTTTTGTCTCCTACAGTGAGAATGACTCTGACTGGGTGGAAAACATCATggtgcaggagctggagcaggcctGTCCTCCCTTTCGACTGTGCCTCCATAAGCGGGACTTTGTGCCTGGGAAGTGGATTGTGGATAACATCATTGACTCCATAGAGAAAAGCCACAAAACGCTGTTTGTGCTGTCGGAGCACTTTGTGCAGAGCGAGTGGTGCAAATACGAGCTGGACTTCTCGCACTTCCGCCTCTTTGATGAGAACAACGATGCGGCGATTCTCATCCTCCTGGAGCCCATTCAGAGCAAAGCGATTCCCAAAAGGTTCTGCAAACTGCGGAAGATAATGAACACAAAGACCTACCTGGAGTGGCCTCCTGGAGAGGAACAGCAGCAGATATTTTGGGAAAACCTGAAAGCAGCCTTAAAATCATAG